From the Clostridiales bacterium FE2011 genome, one window contains:
- a CDS encoding ABC transporter ATP-binding protein, with the protein MARNKFDVDERLESPFRWQHLKRAGKYIARHKYKMLAALLLSAMASVASLFIPKITQWVLDEAVPNKDTAMIGRMALLFVGIIALGIVFTTIRSRMMAHVSQRIIHDIRSDLFAHLQKLPFSYYDSRPAGKILVRVINYVNSVSDILSNGIINMILEIINLVFIVVFMFSTNTTLALVIIAGLPFFIGIIILIKPRQRRAWQNQSNKNSNYNAYLAESIDGVRVSQLFDRQEVNISIMERLANACRDAWLRAIKISNTVWLSSETMTQLVLTFLYIAGVYWMGGGKMVSFGVILAMGQYVSRFWQPITNLANIYNSFVNNIAYLERIFETMDEPVIVDDVPDAEELPPITGEVDYQDVTFAYEENINVLEHMNLHVRAGESIALVGPTGAGKSTVINLLCRFYNLNGGKILLHDQDGKAHDISQVTLHSLRSQLGIMLQDSFIFSGTIMDNIRYGRLDATDCEVIQAARRVRADELIRKMPQGYQTEIKERGGNLSQGEKQLIAFARTLLSDPAILILDEATSSIDTQTEKLLQEGIREMLRGRTSIIVAHRLSTIKNCDRILYISNKGIAEMGSHDELMAKKGLYYQLYTAQVDPSA; encoded by the coding sequence ATGGCAAGGAATAAATTCGACGTTGACGAGCGTCTGGAATCCCCGTTCCGCTGGCAGCACCTGAAGCGGGCAGGCAAATACATTGCCCGTCATAAATACAAAATGCTGGCCGCGTTGCTGCTCAGCGCCATGGCCAGCGTTGCCTCCCTCTTTATCCCCAAGATCACCCAGTGGGTGCTGGATGAAGCCGTTCCCAACAAGGATACCGCCATGATCGGCCGGATGGCCCTCCTCTTTGTGGGCATCATCGCCCTGGGCATCGTGTTTACCACCATCCGTTCCCGGATGATGGCCCACGTCAGTCAGCGAATCATTCATGATATCCGCAGCGATCTGTTCGCCCACCTGCAGAAACTGCCCTTCAGCTATTACGACTCCCGGCCCGCCGGCAAAATCCTTGTCCGGGTCATCAACTACGTCAACTCTGTCTCAGATATTCTCTCCAACGGCATCATCAACATGATCCTGGAGATCATTAACCTGGTCTTCATCGTGGTCTTCATGTTCTCCACCAATACCACCCTGGCACTGGTCATCATCGCCGGCCTGCCGTTCTTCATCGGAATCATCATCCTCATCAAACCCCGCCAGCGCCGTGCCTGGCAGAACCAGAGTAACAAGAACAGCAATTATAATGCCTATCTGGCGGAATCCATCGACGGCGTCCGCGTCAGTCAGCTCTTTGACCGTCAGGAGGTTAACATTTCCATCATGGAACGGTTGGCCAACGCCTGCCGTGATGCCTGGCTGCGTGCCATAAAAATCAGCAACACCGTCTGGCTCTCCAGCGAAACCATGACACAGCTGGTTCTGACCTTCCTCTATATCGCCGGCGTCTACTGGATGGGTGGCGGCAAGATGGTCTCCTTCGGCGTGATCCTCGCCATGGGACAGTATGTCAGCCGTTTCTGGCAGCCCATCACCAACCTGGCAAATATCTATAATTCCTTCGTCAACAACATTGCCTACCTCGAACGGATCTTTGAAACCATGGACGAGCCGGTCATCGTGGATGACGTACCGGATGCGGAAGAGCTTCCGCCTATCACCGGTGAAGTGGATTATCAGGATGTCACCTTCGCCTATGAGGAAAACATCAACGTCCTGGAGCACATGAATCTCCACGTCCGTGCCGGTGAAAGCATCGCCCTCGTTGGTCCTACCGGAGCGGGAAAGAGCACCGTTATCAATCTGCTTTGCCGCTTCTATAACCTGAACGGCGGAAAAATCCTCCTGCACGATCAGGATGGCAAAGCGCACGATATCAGCCAGGTGACGCTCCATTCCCTGCGCAGCCAGCTGGGTATCATGCTGCAGGACAGCTTCATCTTCTCCGGCACCATCATGGACAACATCCGCTACGGCCGTCTGGATGCCACGGACTGTGAAGTCATCCAGGCCGCCCGTCGTGTCCGGGCAGATGAACTCATCCGGAAGATGCCCCAGGGCTACCAGACAGAGATCAAGGAACGCGGCGGCAATCTCAGCCAGGGCGAAAAACAGCTCATTGCCTTCGCCCGGACGCTCCTGTCTGACCCGGCCATCCTCATCCTGGATGAAGCAACTTCCTCCATTGATACCCAGACGGAAAAACTTCTTCAGGAAGGCATCCGGGAGATGCTCCGGGGCCGGACCAGCATCATCGTTGCCCACCGGCTCAGCACCATCAAAAACTGTGACCGGATCCTGTATATCAGCAACAAAGGCATCGCTGAAATGGGATCCCATGATGAACTGATGGCGAAAAAAGGCCTCTACTATCAGCTGTATACAGCACAAGTAGATCCGTCAGCTTAA
- a CDS encoding ABC transporter ATP-binding protein, which translates to MRKQFAWLWKNMDAPFRRRHVIALCVCAFTCLLLLVNPALSQRLIDDVIVAGNPEPLLSILAVMLVVKLGREGLRYMMVIFLEKDSQNVVFNLRRRLFSKMQYNDMAFFDTHRTGDLMTRMSADLDWCRHFLSYIDYRIIDAVCTFLFATIYLLLVNWKLTLLLIIITPILLLITKFFSRHVRPRFVFMREKLSEMNTAAQENIAGNRVVKAFAREEYEKERFEQKNQAFMDSHLRINKLWLTFFPIIELLVNAIQLVTVFVGGLFIIRGELTPGELAIFTGLSWAVSNPMRELGNLINDLQRFSTSAAKVMELYYGTPSIVDAPDAVAHERMQGKIEFDHVSFRFDTKPVLTDVSFSVQPGQTVAVMGPTGSGKTTLIHLLARFYDVSEGAIRVDDCDVKQWKLSELRGGIGTATQDVFLFSDTVEGNIAFGDQSLTQEDVMDFARRADAAEFAEKLPEGYDTIIGERGVGLSGGQRQRIALARAMAVRPGILIMDDTTSAVDSETEQYIQDQLRHLPYECTKFIIAQRISSMRDADLILVLQDGKITERGTHSELLAMRGYYWQTYCLQYGIPMDEEQSTASGSNSAVGAPAAGMGV; encoded by the coding sequence ATGCGCAAGCAATTCGCCTGGCTGTGGAAGAATATGGACGCGCCCTTCCGCCGCCGCCATGTCATCGCCCTGTGCGTATGCGCCTTCACCTGTCTTTTGCTGCTGGTGAACCCTGCGCTTTCCCAGCGTCTCATTGATGACGTCATTGTTGCAGGCAATCCGGAACCCCTGCTTTCCATCCTGGCTGTCATGCTGGTGGTCAAGCTCGGCCGGGAAGGCCTGCGGTATATGATGGTCATCTTTCTGGAAAAAGATTCCCAGAATGTGGTCTTCAATCTTCGCCGCCGTCTGTTCAGCAAAATGCAATATAACGATATGGCCTTCTTTGATACCCACCGCACCGGCGACCTCATGACCCGTATGAGCGCCGACCTGGACTGGTGCCGTCATTTCCTGAGCTATATTGATTACCGCATCATCGACGCGGTATGCACTTTCCTCTTTGCTACAATTTATCTCCTGCTGGTCAATTGGAAGCTGACCCTGCTTCTGATTATCATTACGCCTATCCTGCTGCTGATCACCAAATTCTTTTCCCGTCACGTCCGTCCCCGCTTTGTTTTTATGCGTGAAAAGCTGTCGGAGATGAACACCGCGGCACAGGAAAACATCGCCGGCAACCGGGTCGTGAAAGCCTTTGCCCGGGAGGAGTATGAGAAGGAGCGGTTTGAGCAGAAGAACCAGGCTTTCATGGACAGTCATCTGCGCATCAATAAGCTCTGGCTCACTTTCTTCCCCATTATCGAGCTGCTGGTCAACGCCATTCAGCTGGTCACGGTCTTCGTGGGCGGCCTGTTCATCATCAGGGGTGAACTGACTCCCGGCGAACTGGCCATCTTTACAGGACTCAGCTGGGCTGTCTCCAACCCCATGCGGGAGCTTGGCAACCTGATCAACGACCTGCAGCGTTTCTCCACCTCCGCCGCGAAGGTCATGGAGCTGTATTACGGCACACCCTCCATTGTGGATGCCCCGGATGCGGTTGCCCATGAACGTATGCAGGGAAAGATCGAGTTTGATCACGTTTCCTTCCGTTTCGATACCAAGCCGGTCCTCACAGACGTATCCTTCTCGGTTCAGCCCGGTCAGACCGTGGCCGTCATGGGTCCCACAGGAAGCGGCAAAACCACGCTCATTCACCTGCTGGCCCGGTTTTATGATGTCTCCGAAGGCGCCATCCGGGTGGATGACTGTGATGTAAAACAATGGAAGCTCAGTGAGCTCCGGGGCGGCATCGGCACCGCCACCCAGGACGTCTTCCTCTTCTCGGATACCGTGGAAGGCAATATCGCCTTCGGCGATCAGTCCCTGACCCAGGAAGATGTTATGGATTTCGCCCGTCGGGCAGATGCCGCTGAATTTGCCGAAAAGCTTCCGGAAGGCTATGACACCATCATCGGCGAGCGCGGCGTCGGTCTCTCCGGCGGCCAGCGCCAGCGGATTGCCCTGGCCCGCGCCATGGCGGTCCGACCCGGCATCCTCATCATGGATGACACCACCTCCGCCGTGGACAGCGAGACAGAGCAGTATATCCAGGATCAGCTGCGCCACCTCCCCTATGAGTGCACCAAGTTCATCATTGCCCAGCGGATTTCTTCCATGCGGGACGCTGATCTGATCCTTGTCCTGCAGGATGGTAAAATCACCGAGCGCGGAACCCACAGTGAACTGCTGGCTATGAGGGGTTATTACTGGCAGACCTACTGCCTGCAATATGGCATCCCCATGGATGAAGAACAATCTACAGCCTCCGGCAGCAACAGTGCTGTCGGCGCCCCGGCTGCCGGAATGGGGGTGTAA
- a CDS encoding helix-turn-helix domain-containing protein produces the protein MENKLAENIRIYRKNMGLSQEQLAERLGITLGTISKWERGASEPDLLYVMQIAELFHVSVDALIGFTMHGNNAETEVERLKAFYKEHTIEETAKEYDSLLIKFPNHFDIVLGAAKCHMQIGVVYRQHDELKRAIELLRHAIDLFSQNKDPEINEVELRNYIAECYSSLEDYKKAVEEYKKNNLCGNNDAEIGLILIEKEKQLKEGIKYTETAFLNSISQMISVISGYIIYYRETKEVEKGIRAAQWTIDYLKNLKDDPEKVCYLDKIISLYYLVRAFGEDRSGKGREAEDSMREAVRMAREFDANPLRTLENIVFADHVCVSNVYDNGGPTALESLRRAMDENKEITSDMFKQKFNELMKD, from the coding sequence ATGGAAAATAAACTGGCAGAAAATATCCGCATTTATCGGAAAAACATGGGCCTCAGCCAGGAACAGCTTGCAGAGAGGCTCGGAATCACGCTGGGTACCATCTCGAAATGGGAGCGAGGAGCTTCTGAACCAGATCTCCTGTATGTCATGCAGATTGCCGAACTATTTCATGTATCGGTCGATGCTCTGATCGGGTTCACGATGCACGGAAACAACGCGGAAACAGAAGTAGAGAGACTTAAAGCCTTTTACAAGGAACATACGATTGAGGAAACCGCAAAGGAATATGACAGTTTGCTGATCAAATTTCCCAATCATTTCGACATAGTCCTCGGAGCGGCAAAATGCCATATGCAGATCGGCGTCGTTTATCGCCAACATGACGAACTGAAACGGGCCATTGAGCTGCTCCGGCACGCGATTGACCTGTTTTCCCAGAACAAAGATCCGGAGATCAATGAAGTTGAACTGCGTAACTATATAGCCGAATGCTATTCCTCGCTGGAAGACTATAAGAAAGCCGTTGAAGAATATAAGAAAAATAACCTGTGCGGCAACAATGACGCCGAGATCGGACTAATCCTGATTGAGAAAGAAAAGCAGCTGAAGGAAGGTATCAAATACACGGAAACCGCTTTCCTGAACAGTATCAGCCAGATGATCAGTGTTATCAGCGGTTATATTATCTACTACAGGGAAACAAAAGAGGTAGAAAAGGGCATCCGGGCTGCCCAGTGGACAATCGATTACCTGAAGAACCTGAAGGATGACCCGGAAAAAGTGTGTTACCTGGACAAGATTATCAGCCTTTATTATCTGGTACGGGCCTTTGGAGAGGATAGAAGCGGCAAAGGCAGGGAGGCAGAAGACAGCATGCGGGAAGCTGTGAGGATGGCCAGGGAGTTTGATGCGAATCCGCTGAGGACGCTGGAGAATATCGTTTTTGCGGACCATGTATGTGTATCAAATGTATATGACAACGGAGGGCCAACCGCGCTGGAAAGCCTGAGAAGGGCGATGGATGAAAACAAAGAGATCACAAGCGACATGTTCAAACAGAAATTCAACGAATTGATGAAGGATTAA